Proteins from a genomic interval of Papaver somniferum cultivar HN1 chromosome 4, ASM357369v1, whole genome shotgun sequence:
- the LOC113275333 gene encoding NADH dehydrogenase [ubiquinone] iron-sulfur protein 1, mitochondrial-like: MGLGLLALRASRTSLLGRSSSTISRPGFESGNPNFNLVRWIISTPELQKPEAATASEPAVPPPPPPRTPVCGARVHIEKPEDAIEVFVDGYPVKVPKGMTVLQACELAGVDIPRFCYHNRLSIAGNCRMCLVEVEKSPKPVASCAMPALPGMKIKTDTPIAKKAREGVMEFLLMNHPLDCPICDQGGECDLQDQSMAFGSDRGRFTEMKRSVVDKNLGPLVKTVMTRCIQCTRCVRFATEVAGVEDLGMLGRGSGEEIGTYVEKLMSSELSGNVIDICPVGALTSKPFAFKARNWELKGTESIDVTDAVGSNIRIDSRGPEVMRITPRLNEDINEEWISDKTRFCYDGLKRQRLNDPMIRGPDGRFKSVSWRDALAVVAEAAHQVTPEEIVGIAGKLSDAESMMVLKDLLNKMGSNNVWCEGNGMNPQADLRSGYLMNSSISGLEKADVFLLVGTRPRVEAPMVNARIGKTVRATKAKVGYIGPPAEFNYDHQHLGSGPQTLQEIAEGRHPFCSALLSAKNPAIIVGAGLFERKDKDAIFSTVESIAKQAKAIRSDWNGLNVLLLNAAQAAALDLGLVPESENALETAKFVYLMGADDVDLEKLPSDAFVVYQGHHGDKGVYRANVILPSSAFSEKEGTYENTEGCTQQTLPAVPTVGDARDDWKILRALSEVSGLRLNYTNLGGVRTRISTVAPNLVHIDEREPASFSATLAKPETQQKMSKEDFGVAVENFYMTDAITRASKIMAQCSASLLKK, translated from the exons ATGGGGTTAGGGTTACTAGCTCTCCGAGCTTCAAGAACATCTCTTCTAGGTCGTTCCTCATCAACAATTTCTAGGCCAGGTTTCGAAtctggaaaccctaatttcaatttggtAAGATGGATCATTTCAACACCAGAACTACAAAAACCAGAAGCAGCAACTGCATCAGAACCAGCagtgccaccaccaccaccaccaagaaCACCAGTTTGTGGTGCCAGAGTTCATATTGAAAAGCCTGAAGATGCGATCGAAGTATTTGTTGATGGTTACCCTGTCAAAGTACCTAAAGGCATGACTGTATTGCAAGCATGTGAGCTTGCTGGGGTTGACATTCCTAGATTTTGTTATCATAATCGTCTTTCCATTGCTGGAAATTGTCGTATGTGTTTGGTTGAGGTTGAGAAATCTCCTAAACCTGTTGCTTCTTGTGCTATGCCTGCTCTTCCAG GGATGAAAATTAAGACTGATACACCGATTGCAAAGAAGGCAAGGGAAGGAGTTATGGAGTTTTTGTTAATGAATCATCCATTGGATTGCCCAATTTGTGATCAGGGTGGTGAGTGTGATCTCCAGGATCAGTCTATGGCGTTTGGATCTGATCGAGGTCGATTCACTGAAATGAAGAGATCTGTTGTTGATAAGAATCTAGGTCCATTAGTGAAGACTGTAATGACTCGTTGCATCCAATGTACAAG GTGTGTAAGGTTTGCTACtgaggttgctggggttgaggatCTTGGCATGTTAGGTCGTGGTAGTGGAGAGGAAATTGGAACTTACGTTGAGAAACTGATGTCAAGTGAACTTTCTGGAAACGTGATTGATATCTGCCCTGTGGGAGCTCTCACTTCAAAGCCTTTTGCTTTTAAAGCTAGGAACTGGGAGTTAAAGGGGACTGAGAGTATTGATGTTACGGATGCTGTCGGTTCAAACATCAGAATTGATAGTAGAGGTCCAGAGGTCATGCGAATCACTCCACGGTTGAATGAG GACATTAATGAGGAATGGATATCCGACAAAACACGTTTCTGTTATGATGGACTGAAAAGGCAGAGGTTGAATGATCCCATGATTCGTGGTCCTGATGGACGCTTCAAGTCTGTGAGCTGGCGTGATGCCCTTGCCGTGGTTGCAGAAGCTGCTCATCAAGTTACACCCGAAGAAATTGTTGGTATTGCAGGGAAGCTGTCCGATGCAGAATCCATGATGGTTCTGAAAGATTTGTTGAACAAGATGGGTTCAAACAATGTGTGGTGTGAAGGAAATGGCATGAACCCTCAAGCTGATTTACGTTCAGGATACCTTATGAACAGCAGCATAAGTGGTCTTGAAAAGGCAGATGTTTTCCTTTTGGTTGGTACTCGG CCAAGAGTAGAAGCCCCAATGGTGAACGCCAGAATCGGCAAGACCGTTAGAGCCACCAAAGCGAAGGTCGGCTACATTGGCCCCCCTGCTGAATTCAATTACGACCACCAACATCTTGGCTCAGGCCCACAAACCCTCCAAGAAATTGCTGAGGGTCGTCATCCATTCTGTTCTGCTCTCTTGTCTGCAAAGAATCCTGCTATAATTGTTGGTGCAGGGCTCTTTGAACGCAAGGACAAAGACGCAATATTTTCCACCGTTGAAAGCATTGCAAAGCAAGCCAAAGCTATCAGATCAGACTGGAACGGCCTTAATGTACTCCTCCTTAATGCTGCCCAAGCTGCTGCCCTTGATCTTGGCCTGGTCCCGGAATCTGAGAATGCACTGGAAACTGCAAAGTTTGTGTATTTGATGGGTGCCGATGATGTGGACTTGGAGAAGCTTCCAAGTGATGCTTTCGTGGTTTATCAAGGTCATCACGGAGATAAAGGTGTCTACCGCGCAAATGTAATATTGCCATCTTCAGCATTCAGTGAGAAAGAAGGTACTTATGAAAACACTGAAGGTTGCACACAACAAACACTCCCGGCTGTTCCCACAGTTGGTGATGCTAGGGATGACTGGAAGATACTGAGGGCACTCTCCGAAGTTTCTGGACTCAGGCTTAACTATACAAACCTTGGAGGTGTACGTACTCGCATCAGTACTGTGGCACCGAATCTTGTACACATTGATGAGAGAGAACCAGCTAGTTTTTCCGCAACATTAGCGAAGCCTGAGACCCAACAGAAAATGAGCAAGGAAGACTTTGGGGTTGCCGTTGAGAATTTTTACATGACTGATGCAATCACTAGGGCATCTAAGATTATGGCGCAATGTAGTGCTTCGCTGTTGAAAAAGTGA